GGGCCTTCTTCCAAGACTTGGCAAAGTGGTGACACATCCAGATAACTTGTACATGCAATGAGCTGTTTAAACTGATCCTGGAATCTccagttgtttagaaatggctccaagagactttCCCAAATCTACAGTTCTCCTTCTTAGATCTTCCCTGAGTTACTTTGACTTTTCCATTGTTgtcagcaatgttccctctaatttttcatgtgtctgagcgaacacacaaactccctgagcggtcccttggaccactgtgagcgacatcagacgtgtgcactgtggtcacgccagcatcgaatccatccaagttacatggtttattaaaataatcaaattacagcatttacatttatgttagactacttttaattaactgctttagcccacttataaatgaaaatttaaaaaatcttgttcatgacctgtgtagtatgttaacactattggaagtaaaaataacttgaactccaattttgaaaacacactttttttttataaagctctgacttgtattatgagtatgagtctgtggtctgggaaagagtcctgtaactctgtctgccaaatacagtatataatgaccaatgttgggcaattaattatatagttacttcttcaaaaaagtaactcagtttggcaaacaacaaagttttttgcagctattttttttaatgcaggcaaggtgtttttaaataaacatttcaaactatttacagaacaatcagctgttctgcatcaaatctgatgccacacaaattatttgtgccactccaaaaaattatttctgtccactatgagataaaggagaaaaacagcctgatacctgcaggcctgacaacagatGTATGACTCCtttaacacctgtaacattcagcactcgcctcattgttctgacacacagaacaaaactattgactacactacacactaactacacaagatttgcgctaaacgtctcaaatctctcacatctcaaaacaccaccgtcactcctaaaacttccccccgtttcttaacaactagatgccacattgccatatcattttttgattggtcgacatggtacttttttggacgaataggaaagggtgggggtcggttttgtttttgctcacaggcggagttggttttccttataaaacaccgtttttaccgtttcttcccgcagtaaatataaacaacgatagtattcaggaagaaaaccaaacattgtatatatttttatcataaatctggttttacatggccgatcaacacaatttaaaaactggtataaagtccacactttttccgtcaattgttccgtctgtcctgctcacatctccaatggttgttcacgttgtcattaacgtggcttcactccacatcagccacgccgctttgctagctaaaacaccggtgtcggcacataaggacgctgtcatagcctgtcaacgacgttgattggctgcgtatatacgaatgtgaatcgcatcattggctggactatgagataaggtggcatcgttctaatcccatacgggagcagccagtcacttactgactaacactgcaaaacacaattgttaaagttttaattttaatttcaattcaggttagattttttttgtgcgcaacacagattttctgtgcgcagagaccgtgccagcagtgcgcaattgcgcacgtgcgcagcttagagggaacattgggtCAGTATTGGTCAGTCCAgtgagtgctgtcaaacaaatccttATATCCTGGCAAGTAGAAACTACCAGTTGTAGTCAATTATGATCACTAAGAAAAGAAGTTAATAGGTCTTGGCAAATGATGACTATATTGAACTTGGCACAATCAACTTGCATGTACAATAGTGAACATTAACAACAGTAAAATGCAATGGCCAGTCTAGGAAATTCAACCAATCTTCAGTGTCTAATAGCATTTTCAGTGATAACTTTTGGATAATTTTAAAGCTGCAGATGAGCTAATCAGTCGTCTTACAGTCTGTTGTAGGCTTACACCAACACCCTTCCATCTGGTGGGACTTAATTAGGCCTTGAGCCGTTGGCTCCACTAGTGAGGCactcacaaataaaacaaaggcCTGAGTCTTATGAAAGGACTTAAAACATACAGAAGAGATGGGCTTAAACAGTGCTGTATGtaatgttttcaaaaatatttacaaaatattgTGATTAGTCAATTTTAAACCAGCTTTTCTGTTGAATGCTTAATTATTGTTAATCTATCCTCAACATTATTAATTCATGTGGTACtttacatgcatacacacacccatCTGTCAGAGTTATTCTTATGTATGCGCTATTTGCCAAAAGAGAAATGAGGAGATTGATTTTACTCTTTTACCTCTTGATTAAATATTAGGCCAAAACAACAATGGTATGAGAAAAGGTGGTTTGTTTCATGTCTCTGACAGTATGTAGTTCCACACACGGTGACTTCCGGAAGTGTCTATTTTTTCTGGGGGGAGGGGACATCTTCTCATGTCAGAGTGTTAAATATGATAAACTTATTACATGATACTGATCAAGATATTGACTGAATGTAAACTGAAGACAAGTAAGGACACAGttgtggaaacacaaaaaagtgTTGCAGCTGACTTTATTTCACAGTTTCTAGTAAGTCAGCCACCGATCTGTGGTTGAAGCTTTCATattacagtgaaaataaaacatgaaaccaCTAAGCCAAGCCTCTTTCACTCTTTCACTTTCTGGGCTTGACACAAATGTTACTGAAGAGATGAACATTGATGGTTAACTGCTGAAAACTGTGCATGTGGTTGACCTACTTAAGAATATTGTGCACAAACGGGctactttgtaaaaaaaaacaaaaaacaggcatgCATCATGGGACATCTGATAGCAACTTTAGCAGGTCACTAATCTATAGTTTTCTTCCCACGtcctcttttttcttccagaaggagtcaaaagaaaaataatacatCAGTGGATCCAGACAGCAGCTCAAAACAGTCAGACATACCAGTGGAGTTATACTGGTATTGCTTTTTGTAAGAACATGTATTGGCACGGGCAGAAAACATGTGCAGAATATAACCAAGTTGATGGCAAAAATCAGCATTACGTTCACCTTGTTTCTGACCTTTGCAGAGACACTGAGATGGTTGTATAGAGTCCAGGAAACCATAACGGTGCACACAATGTTGACTGCTAGCGTTGTGACCAGGAACACAATCTGAAGGTAAATAATTGCTGATCGTGTTACACTTCTATAATAATGAGATTGAAAACAATTGTGTTCTGTGTGGTTCTGTACGTGTTTTAAAAATCCTATGGCCTCTGGGATATTTACCACCAGGAAAAACCCCCAGACGAGTGCTGCTCCTTTCCAGGCATTGCACGGGGTCCGAAGATGGCGAGACCTCAGAGGGTAAACCACAGCCAGCAGTCGGTCCACACTTATGAAAGTGATGAAGGAGGCGCTGGAGCGGAGGTTGTTGCGAAAGATTATTACGCTGAAGAGGCATGTGATAATTCCCAGCGGGGTGCCTGTTGCATGATGGTAGATCCTCATGGGCAAAGAGATGATGGCTATTAGGTCTGAGAGTGCCAGGTTCACCATGAAGACAGCGTTGGGTGATTTGAAGCTGTGGCGGCGAAGAAGAATCCACAGTGAGACTGCGTTGAGTGGCAGACCTATCACCATAATGCAGCCAAAGATCCCAGCATAAACCCGTTCATCttctgtggtgctgtttgatgTGCTCATGatgagaaaagaaatgtttgaATGTCTTTTTTAAAGAACTGAAGCCGAGCAGCAAAGGTTcctctttgtgtggtttttctttgtgagtGAGGCGTGACTAGTTTGTGACTGTAAATAGTCATACTACAGGAAACTCAagctcatctcatctcatctcataaGCGCTTCCTCTATATTTGTGCTTTGAAGATAGGATGTCTGATTATGATTCCTGTAATGCACATTTTTAATAAGCTCTGTCTGTCATGAGGCTGGGTCTTTGACCTGCATTTTGAGTGTATTTTTAGATTCTTGATTCTTTCCTTTGCAATGGTTTAGTCTTGAGTTTAGTTCTTTTAATGTCTCTGAGTTTATTTatttgggggaggggggttttGTAATATAAACTTTACTTCTATACAGTATTTTCCCAGTTCATTTTCCCTGTTGCATTTaggtttgtcttgttttttgtgtcagccaaaatacaaaataaacgtcttgttttcttttaccaATTTCTCCTGTGTCGTCTTCATTCTGGTCCTCACTGATTGGCCTCCCACAATCTGCAGCCTCAGATCATGATGGTTTAGAAATAGAGTAAATGACAGTATTATTTTTGAGTTGCGTCTTTAATCTAGGCCATTGTAACCACTGTGACTCCACTGCAGGCAGGACCATGATAAAGTTCACACATAAACCGTTTCCAAACTGAAGTTCACTAATCTGCAATCAGCTTGCCTTATTTCCTTCCCTCACTTTTTCTAACTTTCAagaacaatgaaaataaaacaaataaaaattaatagtcaattcaatttttagagttttgttattttaagtATTGTGTAATTTAGAGATTTTTCCCCTCTTATACTAAAATAAGACATTTTTCGTCACTGTTCAGCTGTACACATAAAAATGAGATATGatctgtctaaaaaaaaaaaaagaaagcataattttacatgagatgaataaAAAGTATGAAACATTACAGGGCCTAGGCTCATGTGAATTTACAATGATGGATGCAAGatggtttgttttcagttaCCTTTAATAAGTTTGTAAGTTTTGAACAGACATGATCAGTTTGAATAAACAGATAAAGAAATGTTATTACAGTAGATAACCtgtgctaaaactaaacagaagaacaggaaacaatttCCTAAACGTGATGCTAAATGATTAGACTGGACACAGTGAATGTGCCTCGTTTGGAGTCTTttctggaaaacatttaaatatgtgGCGCTTGTGCGCTATCatcacattcaattcaattcaattcaattttatttatacagcgccaaatcacaacaaaagtcgcctcaaggcgctttatattgtacagtagatcgcacaataataaatacagagaaaaacccaacaatcttatgaccccctatgagcaagcactttggcaacagtgggaaggaaaaactcccttttaacaggaagaaacctccggcagaaccaggctcagggaggggcggccatctgccgcgaccggttggggtgagagaaggaaaacaggataaagacatgctgtggaagagagatggagattaataacagatatgattcaatgcagagaggtctattaacacatagtgagtgagaaaggtgactggaaaggaaaaactcaatgcatcatgggaatccccggcagcctacgtctattgcagcataactaagggaggattcagggtcacctggtccagccctaactatatgctttagcaaaaaggaaagttttaagcctaatcttgaaagtagagatagtgtctgtctcccgaatccaaactggaagctggttccacagaagaggggcctgaaaactgaaggctctccctcccattctacttttaaatactctagggacagcaagtaggcctgcagagcgagagcgaagtgctctaatagggtgatatggtactacaaggtcattaagataagatggggcctgattatttaagaccttgtatgtgaggagcaggattttgaattcaattctggatttaacaggaagccaatgaagggaagccaaaacaggagaaatatgctctctctttctagtccctgtcaggactcttgctgcagcattttggattagctgaagacttttcagtgagtttttaggacatcctgataatagtgaattacagtagtccagcctggaagtaataaatgcatgaactagtttttcagtatcactctgagacaggatatttctaattttagagatgttgcgcaaatggaagaaagcagtcttacatatttgtttaatatgtgccttgaaggacatgtcctggtcaaaaatgactccaaggttcctcacagcattactggaggccaaggtaatgccatccagagtaggaatctggttagataccatatttctaagattttcagggccgagtacaataacctcagttttatctgaattaagaagcagaaagttagcggccatccaggtctttatgtctttaagacattcctgcagtttaactaattggtgtgtgttacctggcttcatggacagatagagctgcgtgtcatctgcatagcagtgaaaatttatgctatgtcttctaatgatgctgcctaagggaagcatgtataatgtaaatagaattggtcctagcactgaaccctgtggaacaccataactgaccatagtgggtgaagaggactctccatttacatgtacaaattggagtctattagatagatatgatacaaaccactgcagtgcagtatagtgctgggcgatatgacgatatatatcgtgtggacgatagaaaagtgtctatcgtgtcatttgtcttctatcgtttctatcgtttctaacccgaattttacaaattattacataaaatatatcattaacccttttcggagcaggcacactccgttttccctaactatttttaaatccctgtagaactgtatccacgtaaggtagcgcaataatgttttggtttttttttgcatatgaaaccgtaggagttgtacttacatcttattccattagcttgtcctcggtcacggtttccttccacatatagctttgcaaaaattgcataaaaagcacttccagcaacaaaaacataatattccagacttgcagcaacaaaaacataatattccagaaacaggctttgccgatccgatcagctgttcataacacttcctagttggaatataagtcagcgcgaactatcgcatgtccgccattacctgtccgaaaccggaagtgacgtgattttcgcggaaaatgtagttttttaagcttcaaagtctatggtgttggtgtttttaaaagtcatgtttgactttatgcttttctgtatcgtttctgggatgcttagaagtcaaattacactgttggaaatacttaattttgatgcacatgctgtttttgcaaatttgcatttatttattttcatttttcctgtagtatataaaaatttgtgtatctcaaaaagaaaactatgaagacactcaaaataaataaatgcaaagataagctctggcggacttggttctatggtaggtcttaaagggttaaatagcctgtgcaaatatattagtgttgtcttctcactatacatactcttaactttatgcaagagaaaataaagtataaaaaaaatgatatttttcgcaaagaaactccgtcttgtggttttgcaacatggtgctgctttacgtgcacccggatttgcgacatactttacggtaactcaaaacaaagactgcaccctctccactcgctgtttaaagactgcatactttccagatgaccacaggtcaggtggtatatcgtgatatatatcgttatcataatataaaataattcatatcgtgataaatattttttccatatcgcccagcactagtgcagtacctgtaatacctacagcatgttctaatcgcgctaataggatattatggtcgacagtatcaaacgctgcactaaagtctagcaggacaagcacagagatgagtccactgtcagaggccataagaagatcatttgtaaccttcactaaagctgtttctgtgctgtgaagagctctgaaacctgactgaaactcttcaaataagccattcctctgcagatgatctgttagctgtttgacaactactctttcaaggatttttgatatgaaaggaagattggagattggcctataattagctaagacagctgggtctagagatggctttttgagtaaaggtttaactacagccagcttgaaggcctgtggtacatagccgattattagagataggttgatcatatttaagattgaagaattaattaatggcaggacttctttgagcagttttgtaggaatggggtctaaaagacacgttgatggtttggaggaagtaattattgaagttaactcagaaagatcaattggagaaaaagagtctaacttaacattgatggtactaaaagtagctgtagacgatattacatctgtgggatgattattggtaattttttctctaatgataaaaattttatttgtgaagaagttcatgaagtcattactagttaacgttaaagggattgttggctcaacagtgctctgactttttgtcagcctggctacagtgctgaagagaaacctggggttgttcttattttcttcaatcagtgacgaatagtaagatgttctggctttgcggagggctttcttataaagcagcaaactatttctccaggctaaatgatgatcctctaaatttgtgacacgccatttcctctccagcttacgagttatctgctttaggctacgtgtttgagaattataccacggagtcaggtacttctgatttgaggccttagttttcacaggagctacagtatccagagtcgtacgtagtgaggaggtaaaattattaacaagataatcgacctctgttggagtagcgttcagatagctgctctgctctatgttggtacaggtcattgaagatgataacagtgggtggattatattcttaaacttagttacagcactttcagaaagacatctactgtgataaagtctactctccactgctgtgtaatcaattattgtaaatgtaaatgttatcaggaaatgatcagacaggagagggttttcaggaaacactgttaaatgttcagtttctataccatatgttaaaacaagatctagagtgtgattaaagtggtgggtcggttcttttacattttgagagaaaccaattgagtctaataacagattaaatgccatgttgaggctgtcatttttagcatctacatggatgttaaaatcacccacaataattattttatctgagctgagcactaaatcagataaaaagtctgagaaatcagagagaaactctgtgtaaggcccaggtggacaatagatgataacaagtaagactggtttctgagttttacagctggggtggacaaggctaagcatcaggctttcaaatgaattaaaagtctgtcttggtctttcgttaattaataggctggtgtgaaaaattgctgccacaccgccccctcggcctgtgcttcgaggtttctggtagttagaatgactcgggggtgttgattcatttaaactaacataatcatccggctgcaaccaggtttctgtaaggcagagtaaatcgatttgttgatcaattattaagtcatgtactaacagagacttggaggagagagacctaatatttaataatccacatttcactgttttactctttggttcagatgtggatactgtattgttctttctttgtgattgtttatgtttaaattgtttattgctggtttttagtttgttttttgtctgttttggagctgacacagtctcaatggagatgggttttttgggggggtagcaggaggagagaagctgcagagaggcgtgtaagactgcaactctgcttcctggtcccaactctggatagtcatattttggggggtttaataaattggtccatatttctagaaatgagagctgctccatccaaagtgggatggatgccgtctctcctaacaagaccaggtttcctccagaaggtttgccaattatctatgaagcccacatcgtttctgggacaccactcagacagccagcaatttaaggagaacatgcggctaaacatgtcactcctggtctgattggggaggggaccagagaaaactacagagtccgacattgttttggcaaagttgcacaccgattcaatattgattttagtgacctccgattggcgtaaccgggtgtcattactgccgacgtgaattatgatattactgaatttacgtttacccttagccagcagttttaaatttccttcaatgtcgcctgctctggcccctggaagacaattgactatggttgcccgtgtctctagcttcacgtgtctgagaacagaatcgccaattaccagagtttgacccccggagggtgtgtcgccgagtggggaaaaacggttagacacatgaacaggttggtggtgtacctggggcttctgtttaagactatgcttcctcctcaccgtcacccagccgccctctttccccagctgcttggggtctgccggggaacagctagtggggcctacgctatcttcggctgcaccagctacaggggcctggctagctacgggtgaatgaagggtgcgaagcagagtctccaattcagtaatcctggcctccagagctgcaaatatgctacatttgttacaggtatcattactgctaaaggaggccgatgAGTAGCTAAACATccgacacaatgagcaggaaagtgcaggagggacaggtgaagtagccatggtgctaacgagtcggctacgagctaagctaagctagcgaaacagtacagagacagtgagtgaatactttggctataaattaggtagtgagtacacagaaagggtgattcatatgaagcacgtgaagattatactatgaagaaggaatgtatctaaaagtttttaattaaattgctaagcagaaaagctactcagaaacaccactgtgtttgagcaggaacaggaagtgatactctaccacaaagcgagcgaacaccacgtgacagcgccaccaagagATCAATGGAGGTGATGATAAATAAAAGTGGCAAAAGGTGCACTCTAGAGCCATCAACAAGACATTCCCCTCAAAAGGGAATGTTTGTAGGCGGTGTCCACAGACCATTTCTCTACTTATCCCTCCtgactgatttttcttttgtttggtttttagctACTGTCCTTGTCACTGCTGGTAGCCCAGATGCTTACAGCCAATTCtggttgcacaggtagtccagctcctccaggatggcacatccatgcaagaaggtttgctgtgtctccgaGCTCAGTCTTGAGTATGTGGAGGAGATACCAGGAGATGGGAGGTTGCACAAGGAGAGTTGGACAGGGCCATAGAAAGGCCTCACCCTAAAGGGCAAGATCAGTGTCTGCTCATTTCTACTAGGAGGAGCAGGACGAGCACTGCCAGACTCCCACcgaatgacctccagcaggctaTTCCTGTGCATGTTAGTTATTAAACTGTCAGGAAAAGGCTTTGTGAAGGTGGCACAAGTTTCAACATCCTTTAGTGGAACCCTGTGCTCACAGTCCAGTACCACGTATCtgcatcttcatcttcatctgcaGCTTTGTCAGCTGAGTTAAACCTTCTTCTACTAACCACTCTGTGCATGGTCACATGTTAACCAAGTTAAACAGCAAATGTATTCAgcacaaaattaaaatataaacctAAATTGTTCCATGCCACCATTTTTATAAACTCTGACATCACAGAAAACTGCATAATGTACGATCTATAGCAAACACCAGTCAAACAGTGGTGAACTTTACTGGTATTTCTGGAAGTTGTTATGAATCTTCAGCCTTAACTGTAGAAAAAGAATTCTTCATCCTTTTATAATCTTTTCCTCCAGGAAACACCACATCAGCTACAGGACAGTTAAGTAATGTACATTTTGCTgttacacaaaagaaaacaaacaaaacaaaaaagcatctgtgtaaacaacaaatatttgttttatttaaaatctttatACACTTCGACATATATTAACCCAACATTACTGTGACATACACAAGCTAACATTTGTACAACTATACTAATAGAAACTCATCTACTGGAGATTTAACCTAACTAAATGAAATCAATTTCACTGCACATGGataaaacaaatcaaagcaaaatcaaagaatcaaaacaaaagaTGAGGGAGAAAAGCAGCAAGTAAGGGAAATTAATTCTTCACAAAGTTCTTTCAAAAGAAAGGCGAGCACAGCATAACTAACATGCTAAGATTGATTTAGCTGTCAGCAGTTGTAACAGGCAGTGGGAGAGTTTTATATGTGACACTATATCTATCAAAATTAGACAGCACAAATTaccacaatgaaacacatgagcTTAATTTTAGAAAGAGCCAGACagagcaaagcagcagcagctccctCTCTAAATGATGTGTCATAAGGTGGGCTGATATAGTGGCGACTAAaatctccatccatccacttctATTTATCAAATTCAGGGTTGAAGcggtgctggagcctattctagctaccatagggtgagaggcagggtataCCTTGGACAGGTCTGTCACAGGGCTGCAActaaaatttattttgagcaatCACTTGTATTGACAGAAGTTTCAACTGAAGCCTTAGCAACCCTAATATCAAGCagaattaaacattattgtatATTGGACTAAAGCAGCCATAAGGTTAGAGAGGCTTTTTGTGGAAGCCAGTGTGTTTCAGGCAGATGAAATACAACCCAAATTCTATAGAGGTTGGGAGCCCCTCCCTCCATAATCATGAtattaatcataataataatcacGATAAtacttttacaaaatgaaaagctCATAAACTCATAAACAATTCACAaaagaacatagaaaacataccaaatgtttaaactgagaaaatttaccattttaagacaaatattagctcattttgaatttgatggcagcaactgATCTAAAAAAAGACTCTTCTACTATGAAGCCACACTGCTGTAATAGAGCCAGTATGCTGTTTATCACTGTCTTACGCAACACATGCCCTGAAAAAATGTCATCAATatgggagcatatgttgctctaaaatCTGTATATAACTTTcagcattgatggtgcctttccagatgcGCAAGTTGCCAATTCCATGGTCAGTAATGCACACCCATACCATCAGAAGTGTAACCTTTTGAAGGCCCATCTCTTCTTTAGTTCAGAGAATTGATCTGACCATAGAAAGGTTTTTCAATTTGtgcatttaaaa
The window above is part of the Pelmatolapia mariae isolate MD_Pm_ZW linkage group LG14, Pm_UMD_F_2, whole genome shotgun sequence genome. Proteins encoded here:
- the LOC134641589 gene encoding lysophosphatidic acid receptor 6-like, which codes for MSTSNSTTEDERVYAGIFGCIMVIGLPLNAVSLWILLRRHSFKSPNAVFMVNLALSDLIAIISLPMRIYHHATGTPLGIITCLFSVIIFRNNLRSSASFITFISVDRLLAVVYPLRSRHLRTPCNAWKGAALVWGFFLVVNIPEAIGFLKHVQNHTEHNCFQSHYYRSVTRSAIIYLQIVFLVTTLAVNIVCTVMVSWTLYNHLSVSAKVRNKVNVMLIFAINLVIFCTCFLPVPIHVLTKSNTSITPLVCLTVLSCCLDPLMYYFSFDSFWKKKEDVGRKL